The window GCTCGATGGGTCGGTCGAGGGCGTCGATCATCCGCCGGGCCCGGCGCACCTTCTCCCGCATACGTTCGATGAACGCCTGGCCGCCGAACCCGGGGTTCACGGTCATGATCAGCACCTGATCCACGTCCGGCAGGATCTCCTCCAGGGCGCTCAGGGGAGTGGCCGGGTTCAGGGCCACGCCCGCCCGCAGCCCCAGCCTCCGGATCCCCTGGATCACCCGGTGCAGGTGGGGGCAGGCCTCCACGTGGACGATGAGGCGGTCGGCGCCGGCCTGGGCGAAGGCCTCGAGATACCGCTCCGGGGCCTCGATCATCAGATGGACGTCGAGGGGCAACGAGGTGATCCGCCGCAGGGCCGCCACGATGGGCATCCCGAAGGTCAGGTTGGGCACGAAATGGCCGTCCATCACATCGACGTGGATCCAGTCAGCTCCCGCCCGGGCCACCGCCTCGACCTCCCGGGCCAGGCAGCGGAGATCGGCGGAGAGGATGGAGGGCGCGATCTTCACCTCCCTCATGCCTGGGCCTCCTGAAGCATGGGACGCACGATCCGCGGACGCCGGCCGACGACTTCAGCCCGGAGCTGACCGCATCCGGCCGCCACATCGATCCCCCGGCGCACCCGGACGGTGCAGGGGATCCCCGCCTTCTCCAGGATACGACGGAAGGCTTCCACCCGTTCGGGCGGGGAGGCCTCCCCGGGGAAGTCCGGGGTGGGGTTCAGAGGGATCAGGTTCACGTGGGCCAGCATCCCCCGGATGCGTTCGACCAGGGCGTATGCCTGCTCCGGCGTGTCGTTGACCCCTCGGATCATCACCCACTCGAAGGTCACCCGCCGCCGGGTCTGCTCGATATAATCCCGCACGGCCGCCATCAGGGCGTTCAGAGGATAGACCCGGTTGATCGGGACCAGCCGGTCGCGCAGCTCGTCCGTGGCGGCGTGCAGGGAGATCGCGAGGTTGATCTGCCAGCCTTCCCGGGCGAACCGCCGGATGCCCGGGACGATCCCCACGGTGGAGACGGTGATGCGGCGCTGGCCCAGGCCCATGCCTTCCGGATGGATGAGCAAGCGCAGGGCTTTGGCGGTGTGCGCGTAATTGGCGAAGGGCTCGCCCATCCCCATGAACACCACATGGGTCAGCCGCTCGCCATGGGCGGACAGCCAGCGGGCGACCCAGAGGACCTGCTCCACGATCTCCCCGGGGGTGAGGTTGCGCAGCAGGCCCATCTGGCCGGTGGCGCAGAAGGGGCAGCCCATGGCGCACCCAGCCTGGGTGGAGACACAGGCCGTGCGCCGATCGGTGTATTCCATCAAAACCGCCTCCACGTTCACCCCATCCGGCAAGGCGAACAGCCACTTGCGGGTCCATCCATCCCGGGAGACCCGCTCCGCGACGGGCCGGAGGGCCGAGAGCGTGAAAGCCTCCGTCAGGCGCTCCCGCAGCGCCTTCGGCAGATCCGTCATGGCCTCAAAGTCCGTCGCCCCGCGCCGGTAAACCCAGTGCCAAATCTGGCGCGCCCGATAGGAGGGCTCGCCCCACGCGGCCAGCGTTTCCTCCAGCTCTTCCAGGGAAAGATCCAGCAAGAACCGCATCCGCCTCCACCCGTGTGATATCCTTCTCGCTTCATCCTACCCAGAAGGGCTCTAAAGGAGCAAATTTGCTGTGCATGGAAGGGTCTATCCATAAACGCACGAACGGGAGCGGAAAAGAGGCGCTGTTCCGCCAGGTGGCGATCGACCCGGAGGCCCCTACCCTGGTCTGGCCGAATGGGGCGGACTTCGATCCCAAGGCGCTCTATGATTGGCCGAAGTATGTCGAGGGCCTGAAGCCACGGGCATTGCGGTGGGCCGTCTCGTGGACACGGGCGCGCTGAGCCGGCCCGAGGGGCCAGGGCCTGTTCCGCATGCGCCTCGCCTTTCCCCCCCGAGTCCCCACGACCCGCTCGTTTCCGGCCTTCCCGGATTTGAGTTAAACTATCTTCAAAGCGTGGAGCCTGAGCGCAGAGAGGTGAGCGATGACAAAGGACGCGCGGCTGAAGGCGCTGGAGACGGCGGTGCTGACGCTGACCAAGCGGTTTGGGGAAGGGACGATCATGCGCCTG is drawn from Thermoflexus hugenholtzii and contains these coding sequences:
- the rlmN gene encoding 23S rRNA (adenine(2503)-C(2))-methyltransferase RlmN — its product is MRFLLDLSLEELEETLAAWGEPSYRARQIWHWVYRRGATDFEAMTDLPKALRERLTEAFTLSALRPVAERVSRDGWTRKWLFALPDGVNVEAVLMEYTDRRTACVSTQAGCAMGCPFCATGQMGLLRNLTPGEIVEQVLWVARWLSAHGERLTHVVFMGMGEPFANYAHTAKALRLLIHPEGMGLGQRRITVSTVGIVPGIRRFAREGWQINLAISLHAATDELRDRLVPINRVYPLNALMAAVRDYIEQTRRRVTFEWVMIRGVNDTPEQAYALVERIRGMLAHVNLIPLNPTPDFPGEASPPERVEAFRRILEKAGIPCTVRVRRGIDVAAGCGQLRAEVVGRRPRIVRPMLQEAQA
- a CDS encoding DUF2442 domain-containing protein; the encoded protein is MEGSIHKRTNGSGKEALFRQVAIDPEAPTLVWPNGADFDPKALYDWPKYVEGLKPRALRWAVSWTRAR
- the rpe gene encoding ribulose-phosphate 3-epimerase; the protein is MREVKIAPSILSADLRCLAREVEAVARAGADWIHVDVMDGHFVPNLTFGMPIVAALRRITSLPLDVHLMIEAPERYLEAFAQAGADRLIVHVEACPHLHRVIQGIRRLGLRAGVALNPATPLSALEEILPDVDQVLIMTVNPGFGGQAFIERMREKVRRARRMIDALDRPIELEVDGGVGPENASDLVEAGATVLVAGASIFEAPDGAEAALRRLRQAVENARIPRFP